A genomic segment from Acyrthosiphon pisum isolate AL4f chromosome A3, pea_aphid_22Mar2018_4r6ur, whole genome shotgun sequence encodes:
- the LOC100166736 gene encoding MAP7 domain-containing protein 2 isoform X3 has product MERPAEPLLRCFAANDALHRPPSPPPRKIPESALFALRGILVSSLQTSGGNGHLVDAAAAPVPRARHAPGLTSSSSPPPPPRRRPRLHVTFDPPTARATAAGVTTVNSDNRPSTAPTPPQHSSRAGGLHWFAHGAESFDFYDETDETGKENAIKDREERLRLVREKHDEERQRKLDELKQQALAVQRYREQKEEERRRRLDEMRSRDSERRQQVEERKRQLFEAEREKRDAILKKNLEREARIVSKRRNERSSIVFAFGSSTPRMLEPSETGGSYWASRRATSTSNVMMLSSTTPMGPLTRRSSERELNECSGKKRAASAGGLSNRSTDEYNNKRHSVMDVLRWSDMCYPVIPEYPVDVGCGGDGSAERRAARRKTDLMPTIVSPRDLTPCSRPGSSSSSRRSPGRASSMTRLDGTAATALGGGGVRLLSSARSMSHLAGGGGRSVVLGANKDRSTHHRSMIALNPVPPPRPTRAERLRKRAREFANGGGAGMKSGEMTPNRPQSSMSQSSTGPLPTQPRSRPVATPRKPRPISIAVTGVTSDPPAKSPATGERPPLPKVNVTKKSITPKVETKKFPNDNTKQQSSTAVKDKNKNAKNSTETSDNVESSDQQHTTAVISKDEDSHRENSIQGSVNDLAECDMTASMLATKQKISTEEEAKAALAERRKLAREQAERDAELERQRLEAERLAEEERLRCEEEEQRRQEEEQLRMLEEARKSEELRLQLAIEETKKREEEDKKRKEEEHKLKLEKEEADRKAKEEAEKLRQEMEIKLKKEEEDRQLRRKRVEAIMLRTRNQGKGNPSTKEETESAEQQAGENKTEKPSSDPMTTSQGPVSETEAMLTAERVHSSSSTTSSASSSPTSPPGDTQSNGLLPVETSGSKQNGRADNSAVHQSNGCLPTANGGSAFSSEVQLNNVTNNLLDLSLEPIPSDALSTQQIIDIGMSKCIQGNTADFPAYQETNRSEQQIVNDLLS; this is encoded by the exons ATGGAACGTCCCGCTGAACCGCTGCTCCGGTGTTTCGCCGCTAACGATGCTTTACATCGTCCGCCGTCACCCCCGCCCCGAAAAATACCGGAATCTGCGTTATTCGCCCTCCGGGGCATATTGGTGTCGTCTCTGCAGACGTCGGGCGGCAACGGCCACCTGGTCGACGCGGCCGCCGCGCCCGTTCCGCGAGCTCGCCACGCTCCTGGCCTGACATCGTCCtcgtcgccgccgccaccacctcGACGTCGTCCACGTCTGCACGTCACGTTTGACCCGCCAACTGCCCGCGCCACCGCCG caGGAGTGACCACTGTTAACTCTGACAACCGGCCAAGTACGGCACCAACACCACCTCAACATTCTTCTAGAG CAGGCGGACTTCATTGGTTTGCCCATGGTGCAGAATCATTTGACTTTTATGATGAAACAGACGAAACAG GAAAAGAAAATGCAATCAAAGACCGCGAAGAACGATTACGACTTGTTCGTGAAAAACACGACGAAGAACGTCAAAGAAAACTCGATGAACTCAAACAACAA GCACTGGCTGTACAAAGGTATCGAGAACAAAAAGAGGAGGAAAGGCGGAGACGTTTAGATGAAATGCGTTCACGAGATTCTGAAAGGCGACAACAAGTGGAAGAAAGAAAAAGACAATTGTTTGAAGCCGAGAGAGAGAAAAGAGAcgctatactaaaaaaaaatcta GAACGCGAGGCCAGAATTGTGTCAAAAAGAAGAAATGAGCGTAGTTCAATTGTTTTTGCATTTGGAAGTTCGACGCCTCGCATGCTTGAACCATCAGAAACCGGTGGATCGTACTGGGCTAGTCGCAG AGCTACGTCTACCAGCAATGTGATGATGCTGAGCAGTACAACTCCCATGGGCCCTCTGACAAGGAGGTCGTCAGAGCGTGAGCTGAACGAATGTTCTGGGAAAAAAAGGGCTGCTTCAGCTGGCGGTCTGTCGAACCGCAGTACCGACG AGTACAATAATAAGAGACATTCCGTAATGGATGTCTTGCGTTGGAGTGATATGTGTTACCCTGTTATCCCAGAATACCCTGTAGATGTGGGGTGTG GCGGTGACGGGAGCGCCGAACGGAGGGCGGCCAGACGGAAGACGGACCTGATGCCCACCATCGTGTCCCCGCGTGACCTGACGCCCTGCAGCCGTCCCGGATCGTCCAGTTCGTCCCGTCGGTCACCAGGTAGGGCGAGTTCGATGACTCGGCTGGACGGCACCGCTGCCACCGCTCTCGGCGGCGGAGGCGTACGACTGCTGTCGTCGGCGCGCAGCATGAGCCACTTGGCCGGCGGCGGCGGGCGATCTGTTGTTTTAGGTGCCAACAAGGATCGTTCGACGCACCACCGTAGTATGATCGCCTTGAACCCGGTGCCGCCGCCCAGACCCACCAGAGCCGAGCGACTGCGCAAGCGCGCCAGAGAATTCGCAAACGGCGGTGGTGCAG GCATGAAATCTGGTGAAATGACGCCGAATCGACCCCAGAGTTCCATGAGTCAGTCAAGCACTGGACCTTTGCCAACGCAACCGAGGTCCAGGCCCGTGGCGACGCCACGCAAACCACGACCAATCAGTATAGCTGTGACCGGCGTCACATCCGATCCACCCGCAAAGTCTCCGGCCACTGGCGAAAGACCGCCTCTGCCCAAAGTGAATGTTACCAAAAAGTCGATTACCCCTAAAGTGGAGACGAAAAAGTTCCCCAACGACAATACAAAACAGCAGTCATCGACGGCTGTGAAG gacaaaaataaaaacgcaaAGAATTCTACTGAAACTTCCGATAACGTCGAATCTTCTGATCAGCAGCACACAACTGCGGTGATTTCCAAAGACGAAGACAGTCATCGTGAAAATTCGATCCAAGGGTCGGTGAACGACCTGGCCGAATGCGACATGACCGCTTCGATGTTGGCTACGAAACAAAAGATCTCGACGGAAGAAGAAGCCAAGGCCGCGTTGGCGGAACGCAGAAAACTGGCGCGTGAACAAGCAGAGAGAGACGCGGAGTTAGAAAGACAAAGATTG GAAGCCGAGCGATTGGCAGAAGAAGAACGTTTGCGTTGTGAAGAAGAAGAACAACGCCGGCAAGAAGAAGAACAACTGCGAATGCTGGAAGAGGCTCGGAAATCCGAAGAGTTGCGGTTGCAGTTGGCCATCGAAGAGACGAAAAAACGTGAAGAAGAAGATAAAAAGCGGAAAGAGGAAGAACACAAGTTGAAATTGGAGAAGGAAGAAGCTGACCGCAAAGCAAAAGAAGAAGCGGAAAA GCTGAGACAAGAGATGgaaatcaaattgaaaaaagaGGAAGAAGACAGGCAGCTTAGACGTAAACGAGTCGAGGCCATCATGCTACGGACTAGGAACCAAGGCAAAGGAAACCCGTCGACTAAA GAAGAGACTGAATCTGCCGAGCAACAAGCCGGCGAGAATAAAACGGAAAAACCGTCGTCTGACCCGATGACGACTAGTCAAGGACCGGTATCCGAGACCGAAGCGATGCTGACCGCCGAGAGGGTTCATTCGTCGTCATCAACGACGTCATCAGCATCTTCGTCGCCAACATCACCGCCCGGCGATACGCAGTCTAACGGATTGCTTCCGGTAGAAACTTCCGGTTCCAAACAAAACGGCCGTGCGGACAACTCGGCGGTGCATCAAAGCAACGGCTGCCTTCCGACGGCCAACGGTGGCTCCGCTTTCAGTTCGGAAGT ACAATTAAACAACGTGACTAACAATCTGCTAGATTTATCGCTAGAACCCATTCCGTCTGACGCTCTGTCAACGCAACAAATCATTGATATCGGCATGAGCAAGTGCATTCAAGGCAACACCGCGGATTTTCCCGCGTACCAAGAAACTAATAGATCAGAACAACAAATTGTCaatg atcTACTGTCTTAA
- the LOC100166736 gene encoding MAP7 domain-containing protein 2 isoform X1: MERPAEPLLRCFAANDALHRPPSPPPRKIPESALFALRGILVSSLQTSGGNGHLVDAAAAPVPRARHAPGLTSSSSPPPPPRRRPRLHVTFDPPTARATAAGVTTVNSDNRPSTAPTPPQHSSRAGGLHWFAHGAESFDFYDETDETGKENAIKDREERLRLVREKHDEERQRKLDELKQQALAVQRYREQKEEERRRRLDEMRSRDSERRQQVEERKRQLFEAEREKRDAILKKNLEREARIVSKRRNERSSIVFAFGSSTPRMLEPSETGGSYWASRRATSTSNVMMLSSTTPMGPLTRRSSERELNECSGKKRAASAGGLSNRSTDEYNNKRHSVMDVLRWSDMCYPVIPEYPVDVGCEGGDGSAERRAARRKTDLMPTIVSPRDLTPCSRPGSSSSSRRSPGRASSMTRLDGTAATALGGGGVRLLSSARSMSHLAGGGGRSVVLGANKDRSTHHRSMIALNPVPPPRPTRAERLRKRAREFANGGGAGMKSGEMTPNRPQSSMSQSSTGPLPTQPRSRPVATPRKPRPISIAVTGVTSDPPAKSPATGERPPLPKVNVTKKSITPKVETKKFPNDNTKQQSSTAVKDKNKNAKNSTETSDNVESSDQQHTTAVISKDEDSHRENSIQGSVNDLAECDMTASMLATKQKISTEEEAKAALAERRKLAREQAERDAELERQRLEAERLAEEERLRCEEEEQRRQEEEQLRMLEEARKSEELRLQLAIEETKKREEEDKKRKEEEHKLKLEKEEADRKAKEEAEKLRQEMEIKLKKEEEDRQLRRKRVEAIMLRTRNQGKGNPSTKEETESAEQQAGENKTEKPSSDPMTTSQGPVSETEAMLTAERVHSSSSTTSSASSSPTSPPGDTQSNGLLPVETSGSKQNGRADNSAVHQSNGCLPTANGGSAFSSEVQLNNVTNNLLDLSLEPIPSDALSTQQIIDIGMSKCIQGNTADFPAYQETNRSEQQIVNDLLS; encoded by the exons ATGGAACGTCCCGCTGAACCGCTGCTCCGGTGTTTCGCCGCTAACGATGCTTTACATCGTCCGCCGTCACCCCCGCCCCGAAAAATACCGGAATCTGCGTTATTCGCCCTCCGGGGCATATTGGTGTCGTCTCTGCAGACGTCGGGCGGCAACGGCCACCTGGTCGACGCGGCCGCCGCGCCCGTTCCGCGAGCTCGCCACGCTCCTGGCCTGACATCGTCCtcgtcgccgccgccaccacctcGACGTCGTCCACGTCTGCACGTCACGTTTGACCCGCCAACTGCCCGCGCCACCGCCG caGGAGTGACCACTGTTAACTCTGACAACCGGCCAAGTACGGCACCAACACCACCTCAACATTCTTCTAGAG CAGGCGGACTTCATTGGTTTGCCCATGGTGCAGAATCATTTGACTTTTATGATGAAACAGACGAAACAG GAAAAGAAAATGCAATCAAAGACCGCGAAGAACGATTACGACTTGTTCGTGAAAAACACGACGAAGAACGTCAAAGAAAACTCGATGAACTCAAACAACAA GCACTGGCTGTACAAAGGTATCGAGAACAAAAAGAGGAGGAAAGGCGGAGACGTTTAGATGAAATGCGTTCACGAGATTCTGAAAGGCGACAACAAGTGGAAGAAAGAAAAAGACAATTGTTTGAAGCCGAGAGAGAGAAAAGAGAcgctatactaaaaaaaaatcta GAACGCGAGGCCAGAATTGTGTCAAAAAGAAGAAATGAGCGTAGTTCAATTGTTTTTGCATTTGGAAGTTCGACGCCTCGCATGCTTGAACCATCAGAAACCGGTGGATCGTACTGGGCTAGTCGCAG AGCTACGTCTACCAGCAATGTGATGATGCTGAGCAGTACAACTCCCATGGGCCCTCTGACAAGGAGGTCGTCAGAGCGTGAGCTGAACGAATGTTCTGGGAAAAAAAGGGCTGCTTCAGCTGGCGGTCTGTCGAACCGCAGTACCGACG AGTACAATAATAAGAGACATTCCGTAATGGATGTCTTGCGTTGGAGTGATATGTGTTACCCTGTTATCCCAGAATACCCTGTAGATGTGGGGTGTG AAGGCGGTGACGGGAGCGCCGAACGGAGGGCGGCCAGACGGAAGACGGACCTGATGCCCACCATCGTGTCCCCGCGTGACCTGACGCCCTGCAGCCGTCCCGGATCGTCCAGTTCGTCCCGTCGGTCACCAGGTAGGGCGAGTTCGATGACTCGGCTGGACGGCACCGCTGCCACCGCTCTCGGCGGCGGAGGCGTACGACTGCTGTCGTCGGCGCGCAGCATGAGCCACTTGGCCGGCGGCGGCGGGCGATCTGTTGTTTTAGGTGCCAACAAGGATCGTTCGACGCACCACCGTAGTATGATCGCCTTGAACCCGGTGCCGCCGCCCAGACCCACCAGAGCCGAGCGACTGCGCAAGCGCGCCAGAGAATTCGCAAACGGCGGTGGTGCAG GCATGAAATCTGGTGAAATGACGCCGAATCGACCCCAGAGTTCCATGAGTCAGTCAAGCACTGGACCTTTGCCAACGCAACCGAGGTCCAGGCCCGTGGCGACGCCACGCAAACCACGACCAATCAGTATAGCTGTGACCGGCGTCACATCCGATCCACCCGCAAAGTCTCCGGCCACTGGCGAAAGACCGCCTCTGCCCAAAGTGAATGTTACCAAAAAGTCGATTACCCCTAAAGTGGAGACGAAAAAGTTCCCCAACGACAATACAAAACAGCAGTCATCGACGGCTGTGAAG gacaaaaataaaaacgcaaAGAATTCTACTGAAACTTCCGATAACGTCGAATCTTCTGATCAGCAGCACACAACTGCGGTGATTTCCAAAGACGAAGACAGTCATCGTGAAAATTCGATCCAAGGGTCGGTGAACGACCTGGCCGAATGCGACATGACCGCTTCGATGTTGGCTACGAAACAAAAGATCTCGACGGAAGAAGAAGCCAAGGCCGCGTTGGCGGAACGCAGAAAACTGGCGCGTGAACAAGCAGAGAGAGACGCGGAGTTAGAAAGACAAAGATTG GAAGCCGAGCGATTGGCAGAAGAAGAACGTTTGCGTTGTGAAGAAGAAGAACAACGCCGGCAAGAAGAAGAACAACTGCGAATGCTGGAAGAGGCTCGGAAATCCGAAGAGTTGCGGTTGCAGTTGGCCATCGAAGAGACGAAAAAACGTGAAGAAGAAGATAAAAAGCGGAAAGAGGAAGAACACAAGTTGAAATTGGAGAAGGAAGAAGCTGACCGCAAAGCAAAAGAAGAAGCGGAAAA GCTGAGACAAGAGATGgaaatcaaattgaaaaaagaGGAAGAAGACAGGCAGCTTAGACGTAAACGAGTCGAGGCCATCATGCTACGGACTAGGAACCAAGGCAAAGGAAACCCGTCGACTAAA GAAGAGACTGAATCTGCCGAGCAACAAGCCGGCGAGAATAAAACGGAAAAACCGTCGTCTGACCCGATGACGACTAGTCAAGGACCGGTATCCGAGACCGAAGCGATGCTGACCGCCGAGAGGGTTCATTCGTCGTCATCAACGACGTCATCAGCATCTTCGTCGCCAACATCACCGCCCGGCGATACGCAGTCTAACGGATTGCTTCCGGTAGAAACTTCCGGTTCCAAACAAAACGGCCGTGCGGACAACTCGGCGGTGCATCAAAGCAACGGCTGCCTTCCGACGGCCAACGGTGGCTCCGCTTTCAGTTCGGAAGT ACAATTAAACAACGTGACTAACAATCTGCTAGATTTATCGCTAGAACCCATTCCGTCTGACGCTCTGTCAACGCAACAAATCATTGATATCGGCATGAGCAAGTGCATTCAAGGCAACACCGCGGATTTTCCCGCGTACCAAGAAACTAATAGATCAGAACAACAAATTGTCaatg atcTACTGTCTTAA